One stretch of Cellulomonas wangsupingiae DNA includes these proteins:
- a CDS encoding AGE family epimerase/isomerase: protein MAWLSTPAHDRWLEAETDRLWRFGHASRRAGGGFTRLDDAGRPLPGFLELWITCRMTHVYALAHLAGRPGAAAVVDHGLASLTGLFHDDEHGGWFAQVGADGTPHDATKAAYPHAFVVLAAASATAARRPGARDVLDEALAAQERWFWDESAGMVVEEWDRGFTHLDPYRGVNANMHTVEAYLAAADVTGHRIWLDRALRVVERVVHGFACGNRWRIPEHFDATWTPDLEYNADTPAHPFRPYGATVGHWLEWARLTLHARAALTARGDVAPAWMLDDAVALFDAAVREGWDVDGAPGFVYTVDWEGRPVVRERMHWVVAEAVAAAAALHAATGEARYDDLYTQWWDYIGEHVLDADGGSWWHELGTDNRVSRTVWLGKADLYHAVQATLIPRLPLTPALAPALAAGLLD, encoded by the coding sequence ATGGCGTGGCTCAGCACCCCGGCGCACGACCGTTGGCTCGAGGCGGAGACCGACCGGCTCTGGCGGTTCGGCCACGCGTCGCGGCGCGCGGGCGGCGGCTTCACCCGGCTGGACGACGCGGGCAGGCCCTTGCCCGGGTTCCTCGAGCTGTGGATCACGTGCCGCATGACGCACGTCTACGCGCTCGCGCACCTCGCGGGCCGGCCGGGCGCGGCGGCCGTCGTCGACCACGGGCTGGCGTCGCTGACCGGGCTGTTCCACGACGACGAGCACGGCGGCTGGTTCGCGCAGGTCGGCGCCGACGGCACGCCGCACGACGCCACCAAGGCCGCGTACCCGCACGCCTTCGTCGTGCTCGCGGCGGCCAGCGCGACGGCGGCGCGCCGCCCCGGGGCGCGCGACGTGCTCGACGAGGCGCTCGCGGCGCAGGAGCGCTGGTTCTGGGACGAGTCGGCCGGCATGGTCGTCGAGGAGTGGGACCGCGGGTTCACGCACCTGGACCCGTACCGCGGCGTCAACGCGAACATGCACACCGTCGAGGCGTACCTCGCGGCGGCCGACGTCACGGGCCACCGCATCTGGCTGGACCGGGCGCTGCGCGTCGTCGAGCGCGTCGTCCACGGCTTCGCGTGCGGCAACCGGTGGCGCATCCCCGAGCACTTCGACGCCACGTGGACCCCCGACCTGGAGTACAACGCCGACACCCCGGCGCACCCGTTCCGGCCGTACGGCGCGACGGTGGGGCACTGGCTGGAGTGGGCGCGGCTGACGCTGCACGCGCGGGCCGCGCTGACCGCGCGCGGCGACGTGGCGCCGGCCTGGATGCTGGACGACGCGGTCGCGCTGTTCGACGCCGCGGTCCGCGAGGGCTGGGACGTGGACGGTGCGCCGGGCTTCGTCTACACGGTCGACTGGGAGGGCCGGCCCGTGGTGCGCGAGCGCATGCACTGGGTCGTCGCCGAGGCGGTGGCGGCGGCCGCCGCGCTGCACGCCGCGACCGGTGAGGCGCGGTACGACGACCTGTACACGCAGTGGTGGGACTACATCGGCGAGCACGTCCTGGACGCCGACGGCGGCTCGTGGTGGCACGAGCTGGGGACGGACAACCGTGTCTCGCGGACCGTGTGGCTCGGCAAGGCGGACCTCTACCACGCCGTGCAGGCCACGCTCATCCCGCGGCTGCCGCTGACGCCCGCGCTCGCACCCGCGCTGGCCGCCGGCCTGCTGGACTGA
- a CDS encoding bacterial proteasome activator family protein — MDQDERYGEHATQRPRAGAPAGAAPPGGAPRVVVVPPGPAGQDAPGPEGEEDLAGMVGQPAKVMRIGTMIKQLLDEVRSAPLDEAARARLAEIHERSLRELEEGLSPELLEELHRITLPFTEDQAPSDAELRIAQAQLVGWLEGLFHGIQTALVAQQMAAQAQLTQMRRALPPGVAPGPGGLVVPVARDERPDDLRPSTGQYL; from the coding sequence GTGGACCAGGACGAGCGGTACGGCGAGCACGCGACGCAGCGACCGCGGGCCGGTGCGCCCGCCGGTGCGGCCCCCCCGGGGGGCGCGCCGCGCGTCGTCGTGGTGCCGCCCGGGCCCGCGGGGCAGGACGCTCCCGGCCCGGAGGGCGAGGAGGACCTGGCCGGGATGGTGGGGCAGCCCGCCAAGGTCATGCGGATCGGCACGATGATCAAGCAGCTGCTCGACGAGGTGCGCTCCGCCCCGCTCGACGAGGCCGCGCGGGCCCGCCTCGCGGAGATCCACGAGCGGTCCCTGCGGGAGCTCGAGGAGGGCCTGTCCCCCGAGCTGCTGGAGGAGCTGCACCGCATCACGCTGCCGTTCACGGAGGACCAGGCGCCGTCGGACGCGGAGTTGCGGATCGCGCAGGCGCAGCTCGTCGGCTGGCTCGAAGGACTGTTCCACGGCATCCAGACCGCGCTCGTCGCGCAGCAGATGGCCGCGCAGGCGCAGCTCACGCAGATGCGACGCGCCCTCCCGCCGGGCGTCGCGCCCGGGCCCGGGGGCCTCGTGGTGCCGGTCGCGCGTGACGAGCGACCGGACGACCTGCGCCCGTCGACCGGTCAGTACCTGTAG
- a CDS encoding EamA family transporter: MPAPLLFVVSGLTQYLGAALAVGLFAVVPAGTVAWLRVAVAAVLLLAWRRPWRVRELWGRGRLGVTVLFGVVLATMNVAFYVAIEHLPLGTAVALEFLGPVTVAAVTGRGWRDRVAIAVAAVGVVLLAGVSLETGPGAVTGLVAIGVAAACWGGYIVLGRKVARAGGPGASGLAVAMAAGALVLAPFLAGASGPVLHDPRLALVVVAIAVCSSLVPYVLEQVVLRRVSTATFAILLALLPATAAVVGAVVLGQWPHGLELVGLVLVSGAIALTAREQEAT, encoded by the coding sequence GTGCCCGCGCCCCTGCTCTTCGTCGTCTCGGGGCTGACGCAGTACCTGGGGGCGGCGCTGGCCGTCGGGCTGTTCGCGGTGGTGCCCGCGGGGACGGTCGCGTGGCTGCGGGTCGCGGTCGCCGCGGTGCTCCTGCTGGCGTGGCGCCGGCCCTGGCGGGTGCGCGAGCTGTGGGGACGCGGTCGGCTCGGGGTGACGGTGCTGTTCGGCGTGGTCCTCGCGACGATGAACGTCGCGTTCTACGTCGCGATCGAGCACCTGCCGCTGGGGACCGCGGTCGCCCTGGAGTTCCTCGGCCCGGTGACCGTCGCCGCCGTGACGGGGCGGGGCTGGCGGGACCGGGTGGCGATCGCTGTGGCCGCGGTGGGCGTCGTGCTGCTCGCGGGCGTCAGCCTCGAGACCGGGCCGGGGGCCGTGACGGGACTGGTCGCGATCGGCGTGGCCGCGGCGTGCTGGGGCGGCTACATCGTGCTGGGGCGCAAGGTCGCGCGGGCCGGCGGCCCGGGTGCGAGCGGGCTCGCCGTCGCGATGGCCGCGGGCGCGCTCGTCCTGGCGCCCTTCCTGGCGGGTGCCTCCGGGCCGGTGCTGCACGACCCGCGGCTCGCGCTCGTCGTGGTCGCGATCGCCGTGTGCTCCTCGCTCGTGCCGTACGTGCTCGAGCAGGTCGTGCTGCGCCGGGTGAGCACCGCGACGTTCGCGATCCTGCTCGCGCTGCTGCCGGCGACCGCTGCCGTCGTCGGGGCGGTCGTCCTGGGGCAGTGGCCGCACGGCCTCGAGCTCGTGGGCCTGGTCCTGGTCTCCGGTGCGATCGCCCTGACGGCCCGCGAGCAGGAGGCGACGTGA
- a CDS encoding ATP-binding protein: MLRRLGIRAKVLAVLAVPMIVLLAAGAYISFGAIQDLRYARTTQTVVRTLDALSPLTAAFQQERILSLTGASPEQIMAAREVTDDALEDAQAVTGQLDLSQFPDSVVQDFRDQQDLYNTRLPQLRQRVDEGAQRIVLKNSLQNVIEGQTLVLEGVANALRDRELAQYVSANRELSLLTDSLVNEYISGIDLKAAGVDSPAAARNFQAQTTVTELARERSRNAVSDLELEDVALSTGDPTQDLLSMRALFTQGTAGSIAAIDLAEWSEQSSKQMSMIGEVNAEVLSGANAVAEQGVSDARDTALVTVALALLALIASFVFAVTVSRSIVVPLRRLTSAAADVREQLPRLVEQVSTPGEGPEITLAPIPVRSSDEVGRLAQAFNAVNATTVQVAQEQAALRGSIAEMFVNVARRDQVLLNRQLSFIDSLERAEEDPGTLANLFRLDHLATRMRRNAESLLVLAGIDSGRRLRDAMPLSDVIRTASSEIEQYDRVQLDLQVDPHMLGFNALSAAHLIAELLENATVFSEPETPVMVTTGVNGASVVVRITDQGLGMTEAEIEAANRKIASVSAGDALGAQRLGLFVVGRLAQRLGAEVTLRKRVGGTGTEAFVQFPSTLFSANEVSVYGRPSAAAAAPQIEAPAVREVDLAELTDGETALGLPRRRRGDESAAAPVSRPAPAQPQAPDEDAIPVPMLNAPGALPTRSRKTFDENNIVLAEAPDTTLSPELSVDTGEWSPAVAATPLSAGLPTRARAATSAWASEPVQEETRPAAPADPTARVGLFSGFRGLAAAPAAPAATPFVVPSLEPEAPASSASGGAAEESGWPVPSWRDLGAAPLPTRGGGAEPRTDEPAEEPAAAWASPEVDENAWAPADEQPWQPVHTEAQPWESPQADQRRDAQDARPDASSEQFSTPAWDEPQAPAASWAEPEQQGWAEPEQQQGWAEPEQQQRWAEPEQPSWTEPQAPAASWDAPQSSTWDAPQAPAASWDAPQSSTWDAPQPAQWAQADAAAQEPVPGDEPQDWSQDAAGATDGAAQPDPEPTFTSYSGYSGWAGSTDSPALQYTAPYVPFERSLDEARAWHTGAIPVVPEPARTESAWSAPAPVEQQQAHVEAEPEVEVEEEVAAPWAPVSAVSAPPELEPDPQPTAPVWEAPVWQGQAAPLTSVRREPTSPRPEESRPSTPAWARTAAGDQPTQVFAPVEPQPVAPAPVAPAASAWQPTAVDAGPREPAAPAFSDLVAPAEDKPKRRWGNFFSRKKDDGVDLMEQPAAQPAAPPAVDRTPLRTSAWGPDAAASAPAAPPAPAANGWEAPAWSAPPAPQSVPSPVVQEARPAPSWSPPEWTGRQAAPASTVPHPSVPPSAAPRVGTLDDEVAAMLALRSDIQEQALSELSQLSAYRPSAVGAGGSERLTKRVPSAVPAAPAPTEERPVQRDADQLRSRLSSFQTGTSRGRRAAHGPQDGDHS, translated from the coding sequence ATGCTGCGACGGCTCGGCATCCGCGCCAAGGTGCTGGCGGTCCTCGCCGTGCCCATGATCGTCCTGCTCGCCGCGGGCGCGTACATCTCGTTCGGCGCGATCCAGGATCTCCGGTACGCGCGGACGACCCAGACCGTGGTGCGCACGCTCGACGCGCTGAGCCCTCTCACGGCGGCGTTCCAGCAGGAGCGGATCCTCTCGCTGACCGGCGCGTCCCCGGAGCAGATCATGGCCGCACGCGAGGTCACCGACGACGCGCTCGAGGACGCGCAGGCGGTCACCGGCCAGCTCGACCTGAGCCAGTTCCCCGACTCCGTCGTCCAGGACTTCCGGGACCAGCAGGACCTCTACAACACGCGCCTGCCGCAGCTGCGGCAGCGCGTCGACGAGGGCGCCCAGCGCATCGTCCTGAAGAACAGCCTCCAGAACGTCATCGAGGGCCAGACGCTCGTGCTCGAGGGCGTGGCCAACGCGCTGCGCGACCGCGAGCTCGCCCAGTACGTCTCGGCGAACCGTGAGCTCTCGCTGCTCACCGACTCCCTCGTGAACGAGTACATCAGCGGCATCGACCTGAAGGCCGCCGGGGTCGACAGCCCCGCCGCCGCCCGCAACTTCCAGGCGCAGACCACGGTGACGGAGCTGGCGCGCGAGCGCAGCCGCAACGCCGTGTCGGACCTCGAGCTCGAGGACGTCGCGCTGAGCACGGGTGACCCGACGCAGGACCTGCTGTCCATGCGTGCGCTCTTCACCCAGGGCACCGCGGGCTCCATCGCGGCGATCGACCTCGCCGAGTGGTCCGAGCAGTCCAGCAAGCAGATGTCGATGATCGGTGAGGTGAACGCGGAGGTGCTCAGCGGCGCCAACGCGGTGGCCGAGCAGGGCGTGTCCGACGCGCGCGACACCGCCCTCGTGACCGTCGCGCTCGCCCTCCTCGCGCTGATCGCGTCCTTCGTCTTCGCGGTCACCGTCTCCCGCTCGATCGTCGTCCCGCTCCGCCGGCTGACGAGCGCGGCGGCCGACGTCCGCGAGCAGCTGCCGCGGCTCGTCGAGCAGGTGTCGACGCCGGGCGAGGGTCCCGAGATCACCCTGGCGCCCATCCCCGTCCGCTCGAGCGACGAGGTCGGCCGCCTGGCGCAGGCGTTCAACGCGGTCAACGCGACGACGGTGCAGGTCGCGCAGGAGCAGGCCGCGCTGCGTGGCTCCATCGCCGAGATGTTCGTCAACGTCGCCCGCCGTGACCAGGTCCTGCTCAACCGGCAGCTCTCGTTCATCGACTCCCTCGAGCGTGCGGAGGAGGACCCCGGGACGCTGGCCAACCTGTTCCGGCTCGACCACCTCGCCACCCGGATGCGCCGCAACGCCGAGTCGCTCCTCGTGCTCGCGGGCATCGACTCGGGCCGCCGCCTGCGGGACGCGATGCCCCTGTCGGACGTCATCCGCACGGCGTCCTCCGAGATCGAGCAGTACGACCGCGTCCAGCTGGACCTGCAGGTCGACCCGCACATGCTCGGCTTCAACGCCCTGTCGGCGGCCCACCTCATCGCCGAGCTCCTCGAGAACGCCACGGTCTTCTCGGAGCCGGAGACCCCGGTGATGGTCACGACGGGCGTCAACGGCGCCTCGGTCGTCGTCCGGATCACCGACCAGGGCCTCGGGATGACGGAAGCCGAGATCGAGGCGGCCAACCGCAAGATCGCCTCGGTCTCCGCGGGTGACGCGCTCGGTGCGCAGCGCCTCGGCCTCTTCGTCGTCGGCCGCCTCGCGCAGCGCCTGGGCGCCGAGGTGACGCTCCGCAAGCGCGTCGGCGGCACCGGCACCGAGGCGTTCGTGCAGTTCCCCAGCACCCTGTTCTCGGCCAACGAGGTCAGCGTGTACGGCAGGCCGTCCGCCGCGGCGGCGGCACCGCAGATCGAGGCGCCGGCCGTCCGCGAGGTCGACCTCGCGGAGCTGACCGACGGCGAGACGGCGCTCGGCCTGCCGCGTCGCCGCCGCGGCGACGAGTCGGCTGCTGCGCCCGTGAGCCGGCCCGCACCGGCGCAGCCGCAGGCGCCGGACGAGGACGCCATCCCCGTCCCGATGCTCAACGCCCCGGGCGCGCTGCCGACGAGGTCGCGCAAGACGTTCGACGAGAACAACATCGTCCTCGCCGAGGCCCCGGACACGACGCTGTCGCCCGAGCTGTCCGTCGACACGGGCGAGTGGTCCCCGGCGGTCGCCGCGACCCCGCTCTCGGCCGGGCTCCCGACACGTGCGCGTGCCGCGACCTCCGCCTGGGCCAGCGAGCCCGTGCAGGAGGAGACGCGTCCCGCCGCGCCCGCCGACCCGACGGCCCGCGTCGGTCTCTTCTCCGGCTTCCGTGGCCTGGCCGCGGCGCCCGCCGCGCCCGCGGCCACCCCGTTCGTCGTGCCGTCGCTGGAGCCCGAGGCCCCCGCGTCCTCGGCGTCGGGCGGCGCGGCCGAGGAGTCCGGCTGGCCCGTGCCGTCGTGGCGCGACCTGGGCGCCGCCCCGCTGCCCACCCGTGGTGGTGGAGCCGAGCCCCGGACCGACGAGCCCGCCGAGGAGCCGGCCGCGGCGTGGGCCTCTCCCGAGGTCGACGAGAACGCCTGGGCGCCGGCGGACGAGCAGCCGTGGCAGCCCGTGCACACCGAGGCCCAGCCGTGGGAGTCGCCGCAGGCGGACCAGCGCCGGGATGCGCAGGACGCCCGTCCCGACGCGTCGTCCGAGCAGTTCTCGACCCCCGCCTGGGACGAGCCGCAGGCACCCGCCGCGTCGTGGGCCGAGCCCGAGCAGCAGGGGTGGGCCGAGCCCGAGCAGCAGCAGGGGTGGGCCGAGCCCGAGCAGCAGCAGCGGTGGGCCGAGCCCGAGCAGCCGTCATGGACGGAGCCGCAGGCTCCTGCCGCGTCGTGGGACGCGCCGCAGTCGTCGACGTGGGACGCCCCGCAGGCTCCTGCCGCGTCGTGGGACGCGCCGCAGTCGTCGACGTGGGACGCCCCGCAGCCGGCGCAGTGGGCGCAGGCCGACGCGGCCGCGCAGGAGCCCGTGCCCGGTGACGAGCCGCAGGACTGGTCCCAGGACGCGGCCGGCGCCACCGACGGTGCCGCGCAGCCCGACCCGGAGCCGACGTTCACGTCGTACAGCGGGTACTCGGGCTGGGCGGGCAGCACCGACAGCCCGGCGCTGCAGTACACGGCGCCGTACGTGCCCTTCGAGCGGTCCCTCGACGAGGCGCGCGCCTGGCACACCGGTGCGATCCCCGTCGTCCCGGAGCCCGCACGCACCGAGTCCGCGTGGTCGGCCCCCGCACCCGTCGAGCAGCAGCAGGCGCACGTCGAGGCCGAGCCCGAGGTCGAGGTCGAGGAGGAGGTCGCGGCCCCCTGGGCACCGGTCTCCGCGGTCTCCGCGCCGCCCGAGCTCGAGCCGGACCCGCAGCCGACGGCACCGGTCTGGGAGGCCCCCGTGTGGCAGGGCCAGGCGGCCCCGCTCACGTCGGTCCGCCGCGAGCCCACGAGCCCGAGGCCCGAGGAGTCCCGCCCGAGCACCCCGGCCTGGGCACGTACCGCGGCCGGCGACCAGCCGACGCAGGTCTTCGCACCCGTGGAGCCGCAGCCCGTCGCCCCGGCACCGGTCGCGCCGGCCGCCTCCGCGTGGCAGCCGACCGCGGTCGACGCCGGCCCTCGCGAGCCTGCGGCACCCGCGTTCAGCGACCTCGTGGCCCCGGCCGAGGACAAGCCGAAGCGCCGGTGGGGCAACTTCTTCAGCCGGAAGAAGGACGACGGCGTCGACCTCATGGAGCAGCCCGCTGCGCAGCCCGCTGCGCCGCCCGCCGTGGACCGCACCCCCCTGCGGACCTCCGCGTGGGGGCCCGACGCCGCGGCGTCCGCACCGGCCGCGCCGCCGGCGCCCGCCGCCAACGGCTGGGAGGCACCCGCGTGGTCGGCACCGCCCGCGCCGCAGTCGGTGCCCAGCCCCGTCGTCCAGGAGGCGCGTCCCGCGCCCTCGTGGTCCCCGCCGGAGTGGACGGGCCGTCAGGCCGCGCCCGCCTCGACGGTGCCGCACCCGTCCGTCCCGCCGTCGGCCGCACCCCGCGTGGGCACGCTCGACGACGAGGTCGCGGCGATGCTCGCCCTCCGCTCGGACATCCAGGAGCAGGCTCTCTCCGAGCTCAGCCAGCTGTCCGCGTACCGGCCCAGTGCCGTGGGGGCGGGCGGTTCGGAGCGCCTCACCAAGCGTGTGCCGAGCGCGGTCCCCGCCGCGCCGGCACCGACGGAGGAGCGCCCCGTCCAGCGAGACGCGGACCAGCTGCGTTCCCGCTTGTCCAGCTTCCAGACCGGTACGTCGCGCGGACGCCGCGCCGCACACGGCCCCCAGGACGGTGACCACTCGTGA
- a CDS encoding roadblock/LC7 domain-containing protein, whose amino-acid sequence MTALSTEAANFGWLLDNFVRTVPGTRHTLVVSADGLLMAMSDQLDRTSGDQLAAIVSGMSSLTRGASRQLRAGEVRQAIIEMDHLFLFLMSVSNGSVLAVVAEATCDVGLIGYEMAMLVSRTEATLTPQLISEMRGQLPIDGATRAPVA is encoded by the coding sequence GTGACCGCGCTCAGCACCGAGGCAGCCAACTTCGGCTGGCTCCTGGACAACTTCGTCCGGACCGTGCCCGGCACTCGCCACACCCTCGTGGTGTCGGCCGACGGCCTGCTCATGGCCATGTCCGACCAGCTGGACCGCACCAGCGGCGACCAGCTCGCGGCCATCGTCTCCGGCATGTCGAGCCTGACCCGTGGCGCGTCGCGCCAGCTCCGGGCAGGCGAGGTGCGCCAGGCCATCATCGAGATGGACCACCTGTTCCTGTTCCTGATGAGCGTCTCCAACGGCTCCGTCCTCGCGGTGGTCGCCGAGGCGACGTGCGACGTCGGGCTCATCGGGTACGAGATGGCCATGCTCGTCTCGCGCACCGAGGCCACGCTCACCCCGCAGCTCATCTCCGAGATGCGCGGTCAGCTCCCGATCGACGGCGCCACCCGGGCGCCCGTCGCCTGA
- a CDS encoding carbohydrate ABC transporter permease: MNVADKLVAMVLALAAFAVVIGLVLFVVSLLERRGARRVAWFFVGPTVLLLVVGLLYPAGRTVVRSLYDAAGSSFIGIANYADIFSSADQLVVLRNTVLWVLVTPFVATVVGLLYAIWVNGARGEAVAKALIFLPMAISFVGAAIIWKFVYEYRFYDPDVAVNPEQIGLLNQLLVWAGMQPQQFLLNQPWNNLFLIVVMIWIQAGFAMTILSAAIKAIPAEITEAARLDGVSASQLFRFVTVPAIRPTLVVVLTTIAIGCLKVFDIVRTMTGGLYGTSVVANEFYTQSFTAGNQGLGAALAVLLFVLVIPIIVYNVRQLRQAEAR, translated from the coding sequence ATGAACGTCGCGGACAAGCTCGTCGCGATGGTGCTGGCGCTGGCGGCGTTCGCCGTCGTGATCGGTCTGGTCCTGTTCGTCGTCTCGTTGCTGGAGCGCCGGGGCGCCCGGCGGGTCGCCTGGTTCTTCGTCGGCCCGACCGTGCTGCTCCTCGTCGTCGGCCTGCTGTACCCCGCCGGCCGCACGGTCGTCCGCTCGCTGTACGACGCGGCGGGGTCGTCGTTCATCGGCATCGCGAACTACGCGGACATCTTCAGCTCGGCCGACCAGCTGGTCGTGCTGCGCAACACCGTGCTGTGGGTGCTGGTGACGCCGTTCGTCGCGACGGTCGTGGGCCTGCTGTACGCGATCTGGGTCAACGGCGCCCGCGGGGAGGCGGTCGCGAAGGCGCTCATCTTCCTGCCGATGGCGATCTCGTTCGTCGGTGCGGCGATCATCTGGAAGTTCGTCTACGAGTACCGGTTCTACGACCCGGACGTCGCGGTGAACCCCGAGCAGATCGGCCTGCTCAACCAGCTGCTGGTGTGGGCCGGGATGCAGCCGCAGCAGTTCCTGCTCAACCAGCCGTGGAACAACCTGTTCCTCATCGTCGTGATGATCTGGATCCAGGCGGGCTTCGCCATGACGATCCTGTCGGCCGCGATCAAGGCCATCCCGGCGGAGATCACCGAGGCCGCCCGCCTCGACGGCGTCTCGGCCTCCCAGCTCTTCCGGTTCGTCACCGTGCCGGCGATCCGCCCGACGCTGGTCGTCGTCCTCACGACCATCGCGATCGGCTGCCTCAAGGTCTTCGACATCGTCCGGACCATGACCGGCGGCCTGTACGGCACGAGCGTCGTGGCCAACGAGTTCTACACGCAGAGCTTCACGGCCGGGAACCAGGGCCTGGGTGCCGCGCTCGCGGTCCTGCTGTTCGTCCTGGTGATCCCGATCATCGTCTACAACGTCCGGCAGCTGCGACAGGCGGAGGCACGATGA
- a CDS encoding NAD(P)H-quinone oxidoreductase, translating to MRAVVVTSPGGPDALRVEHVPDPVPGPGELLIEVAAAGVNRADLLQRRGRYPSPPGAPPWPGLEVSGVVVGVGPADGAASGPGTPGPAAAVPRPGDRVAALLAGGGYAERVTVNASLTLPVPSGSALQDAAGLPEALATVWSNFRAAALAPGETVLVHGGSGGVGSVAVQLAHALGHRVLATAGGAERCARVRALGADVVVDHRAQDVGEAVDAATGGRGVDVVLDVLGGGALAANVRLLAEGGRLVVIGLQQGSRGELDLPALMARRGSVVATTLRDRPLAQKARIMAEVREHVWPLVLAGRVRPVVHARLPLVDAPRAHEMLESGEVFGKLLLVP from the coding sequence GTGCGCGCCGTCGTGGTCACCTCGCCCGGGGGGCCGGACGCCCTGCGCGTGGAGCACGTCCCGGACCCCGTGCCGGGGCCGGGCGAGCTGCTGATCGAGGTCGCCGCTGCCGGCGTCAACCGCGCTGACCTGCTGCAACGCCGTGGTCGCTATCCCTCACCGCCCGGCGCGCCGCCGTGGCCCGGCCTGGAGGTCTCCGGGGTGGTCGTCGGCGTGGGACCGGCCGACGGCGCCGCCAGCGGCCCCGGCACCCCGGGCCCCGCCGCCGCCGTCCCGCGCCCGGGCGACCGGGTGGCCGCACTCCTGGCGGGCGGAGGTTACGCCGAACGGGTGACGGTGAACGCTTCCCTCACTCTTCCGGTCCCCTCAGGGAGCGCGCTCCAGGACGCGGCGGGCCTCCCGGAGGCCCTCGCGACCGTGTGGTCCAACTTCCGGGCGGCGGCGCTCGCGCCCGGGGAGACGGTCCTCGTGCACGGCGGCTCGGGCGGGGTCGGGTCGGTCGCCGTGCAGCTCGCGCACGCCCTCGGCCACCGGGTGCTGGCCACGGCCGGCGGCGCCGAGCGGTGCGCCCGGGTGCGTGCGCTCGGTGCCGACGTCGTCGTCGACCACCGCGCGCAGGACGTGGGCGAGGCGGTGGACGCGGCGACGGGCGGCCGCGGCGTGGACGTCGTGCTCGACGTCCTGGGCGGGGGCGCGCTGGCCGCCAACGTGCGCCTGCTCGCCGAGGGCGGGCGGCTCGTCGTCATCGGCCTCCAGCAGGGCAGCCGCGGCGAGCTCGACCTGCCGGCGCTGATGGCGCGCCGCGGGTCCGTCGTCGCCACGACCCTGCGCGACCGTCCCCTCGCGCAGAAGGCCCGCATCATGGCGGAGGTCCGCGAGCACGTGTGGCCGCTGGTGCTCGCCGGGCGGGTGCGTCCGGTGGTGCACGCGCGGCTGCCCCTGGTCGACGCCCCGCGCGCCCACGAGATGCTCGAGTCGGGCGAGGTGTTCGGCAAGCTGCTGCTGGTCCCCTGA
- a CDS encoding carbohydrate ABC transporter permease encodes MTTTPPPVQVVAPASTGGDVAATVRATKRRLTSPWATVAAIVLAAVWTVPTLGLLVTSFRPAADINSTGWWTVLTNPNFTLENYQTVLAVDSSQSLLPFVINSVVITIPSVVLPIFLATLAAYSFAWMQFKGRDALFVAVFALQVVPIQVTLIPLLTLYADIDIAGTFWAVWISHTMFGLPLAVFLLHNFMREIPAELVEAARVDGAAHVTVFFRLMLPLLKPALAAFGIYQFLWVWNDLLVALTFAGSSNQVAPMTVALFNLTGTRGSQWFLLSAGAFVSIIVPAVVFLSLQRYFVKGLLAGSVKG; translated from the coding sequence ATGACCACCACCCCGCCCCCCGTCCAGGTCGTCGCGCCGGCCTCGACCGGCGGTGACGTCGCGGCCACCGTGCGCGCGACCAAGCGGCGCCTGACGTCGCCCTGGGCCACCGTCGCGGCGATCGTCCTCGCGGCCGTGTGGACCGTGCCGACGCTCGGGCTGCTCGTCACGTCGTTCCGCCCGGCGGCCGACATCAACTCCACCGGCTGGTGGACGGTCCTGACGAACCCGAACTTCACGCTCGAGAACTACCAGACGGTGCTCGCGGTCGACTCCTCGCAGTCGCTGCTGCCGTTCGTCATCAACTCCGTCGTCATCACGATCCCGTCGGTCGTGCTGCCGATCTTCCTGGCCACGCTCGCCGCGTACTCGTTCGCCTGGATGCAGTTCAAGGGGCGCGACGCGCTGTTCGTCGCGGTGTTCGCGCTGCAGGTCGTGCCCATCCAGGTCACGCTCATCCCGCTGCTGACGCTGTACGCCGACATCGACATCGCGGGCACGTTCTGGGCGGTGTGGATCTCGCACACCATGTTCGGCCTGCCGCTGGCGGTGTTCCTGCTGCACAACTTCATGCGGGAGATCCCGGCCGAGCTCGTCGAGGCCGCGCGCGTCGACGGCGCCGCGCACGTCACCGTGTTCTTCCGGCTCATGCTGCCGCTGCTCAAGCCCGCGCTCGCGGCCTTCGGCATCTACCAGTTCCTGTGGGTGTGGAACGACCTGCTCGTCGCCCTGACCTTCGCGGGCTCGTCGAACCAGGTCGCGCCGATGACCGTCGCGCTGTTCAACCTCACCGGGACGCGCGGCTCGCAGTGGTTCCTGCTGTCCGCCGGTGCGTTCGTGTCGATCATCGTGCCCGCGGTCGTGTTCCTGTCGCTGCAGCGGTACTTCGTCAAGGGCCTGCTGGCCGGGTCCGTCAAGGGCTGA